Proteins encoded together in one Sinorhizobium sp. B11 window:
- a CDS encoding sugar ABC transporter ATP-binding protein: protein MILSEPLLRLEGISKRYGGAIALKEANIAVRPGAIHAVLGENGAGKSTLIKIMAGVVAPDEGRMLLDGNEVSFASPAAANAAGIVCVFQELSLIPDLSVADNIVISNPPLRFCMIDRNKQRQIAEEALARAGAADIHPASLVKDLPLSRRQMVEIAKALARKPRLMILDEATSALTQSDVEKVFGVLKQLRAEGMALIYISHRMHEIAELADDCTVFRNGRSIESYPAGTKSDQQVVELMIGREYTNVFPPKPLHPKADAPVLSCRNLSWGDRLSGINFDVRPGEIIGFGGLDGQGQRELLLALFGVLRDLRGEVAVDGKPIRLKSPGAAKSGDISMALIPEDRKTEGLMLPMTVRENLSIAALDRVSRNGVIDRAAELREIDELLKLLSIKATTIDMPVASLSGGNQQKVVIAKWLMNRPRIILLNDPTRGIDVGTKQEIYALLRKLADAGAAIIFYSTDYDELVGCCDRVLVMYDGSIIRVLEGDEITERELVSAALNIDAGEAQKRMAQ, encoded by the coding sequence ATGATCCTTTCCGAACCGCTTCTGCGCCTGGAAGGCATATCGAAACGCTATGGCGGCGCGATTGCGCTGAAGGAAGCCAATATCGCCGTGCGCCCCGGCGCGATCCACGCCGTGCTTGGCGAAAACGGCGCGGGTAAATCGACCCTCATCAAGATCATGGCCGGTGTGGTGGCGCCTGACGAAGGGCGCATGCTGCTCGACGGAAACGAAGTCTCCTTTGCCTCGCCGGCTGCCGCCAATGCTGCCGGTATCGTCTGTGTTTTCCAGGAACTGTCACTCATTCCGGATCTCTCGGTGGCCGACAACATCGTGATCAGCAATCCGCCGCTGCGTTTCTGCATGATTGACCGCAACAAGCAGCGCCAGATTGCCGAGGAAGCACTTGCCCGCGCCGGGGCCGCCGATATTCATCCCGCCTCTCTGGTGAAGGATCTGCCGCTTTCGCGCCGCCAGATGGTTGAGATCGCCAAGGCGCTCGCCCGCAAGCCGCGGCTGATGATCCTCGACGAGGCGACTTCGGCCCTGACCCAATCCGATGTCGAGAAGGTCTTCGGCGTGTTGAAGCAGCTTCGGGCCGAGGGCATGGCGCTGATCTATATCTCGCATCGCATGCATGAGATTGCAGAACTCGCCGATGACTGCACGGTCTTTAGAAACGGCCGCAGCATCGAATCCTATCCCGCCGGCACCAAGTCCGACCAGCAGGTGGTGGAGCTGATGATCGGCCGCGAATATACCAACGTCTTTCCGCCCAAGCCGCTGCACCCGAAGGCAGACGCGCCGGTTCTGTCCTGCCGCAACCTCTCCTGGGGGGATCGGCTCTCCGGGATCAACTTCGATGTGCGTCCCGGTGAGATCATTGGTTTCGGCGGACTGGACGGGCAGGGGCAGCGTGAATTGCTGCTGGCGCTGTTCGGCGTGCTGCGCGACCTCAGGGGCGAGGTGGCGGTCGATGGCAAACCGATAAGGTTGAAGAGCCCCGGCGCGGCGAAATCAGGTGATATCTCCATGGCGCTGATCCCGGAAGATCGCAAGACGGAAGGGCTCATGCTGCCGATGACCGTTCGTGAGAACCTGTCGATCGCAGCGCTTGACCGCGTTTCGCGCAACGGCGTGATCGACCGCGCGGCCGAGCTTCGCGAGATCGACGAACTCCTGAAGCTCCTGTCAATCAAGGCAACGACGATCGACATGCCGGTCGCATCCCTGTCTGGTGGCAACCAGCAGAAGGTGGTGATCGCCAAGTGGCTGATGAACAGGCCGCGCATCATCCTTCTCAACGATCCGACCCGTGGCATCGATGTTGGCACCAAGCAGGAAATCTATGCCTTGCTGCGCAAACTTGCCGATGCGGGTGCGGCCATCATCTTCTATTCGACTGACTATGACGAGCTGGTGGGCTGCTGCGACCGCGTGCTCGTCATGTATGATGGCAGCATCATCCGCGTCCTCGAGGGGGACGAGATCACCGAACGCGAACTGGTCAGTGCCGCGCTCAACATCGATGCCGGCGAGGCGCAGAAAAGGATGGCCCAATGA
- a CDS encoding sugar ABC transporter substrate-binding protein, producing the protein MLKVKKAKMARIAAFSASAFALLCSTAMAEPKVVSGPAADPNCMVPWSAETQFLQYPKKDGPYRIALANGYIANTWRIQMVQTAKAYAAQPDVAAKLKEFKVVSTGEDVPAQISAINNFIDAGYDAVVVNAQNPTAFGPVIKRAKEAGVVLVAFDNILDTKDAINVNVDQKGLGVIWANWLAKHLPQGGKILEVRGVAGTSVDTDRHNGIHEALDASGKKFTVTEVVGKWDDGVAQKAAADAIATNGPFDGITAQGGDTGVVQAMIDAKHPFVPFGGETENGFRKFCAAHAGDGLKCSSAGTGPAQVAVAIKTAIAALEGQVVPQAVKLPTALVSDPDFKEGEDFYPKESDNFFVGNSFPTCGINFSAQEIMGQTKENQ; encoded by the coding sequence ATGCTTAAGGTGAAGAAAGCGAAGATGGCCCGTATCGCCGCGTTTTCCGCGTCGGCGTTTGCTCTGCTCTGCAGCACGGCCATGGCGGAACCAAAGGTCGTGTCCGGCCCCGCCGCCGATCCGAACTGCATGGTTCCGTGGTCGGCCGAAACCCAGTTCCTGCAATATCCGAAGAAGGATGGTCCTTACCGCATCGCCCTTGCAAATGGCTACATCGCCAATACCTGGCGCATCCAGATGGTGCAGACGGCAAAGGCATACGCTGCCCAACCGGATGTCGCCGCCAAGCTGAAAGAATTCAAGGTCGTATCGACCGGCGAGGACGTTCCTGCCCAGATTTCCGCGATCAACAACTTCATCGATGCCGGCTATGATGCCGTCGTCGTCAACGCCCAGAACCCGACAGCCTTCGGTCCGGTCATCAAGCGCGCCAAGGAGGCCGGCGTCGTTCTCGTCGCCTTCGACAACATCCTTGACACCAAGGACGCAATCAACGTCAACGTCGACCAGAAGGGCCTTGGCGTCATCTGGGCCAACTGGCTGGCAAAACACCTGCCGCAGGGCGGCAAGATCCTGGAAGTACGCGGCGTAGCCGGCACTTCCGTCGATACCGATCGCCATAACGGGATTCATGAAGCTCTGGATGCTTCCGGCAAGAAATTCACCGTCACCGAAGTCGTTGGCAAGTGGGATGATGGTGTAGCGCAGAAGGCAGCGGCCGATGCGATTGCCACCAATGGTCCGTTTGATGGCATCACCGCACAGGGCGGTGACACCGGCGTGGTGCAGGCGATGATCGACGCGAAGCATCCGTTCGTGCCCTTCGGCGGTGAAACGGAGAACGGCTTCCGCAAGTTCTGCGCCGCCCATGCGGGGGATGGTCTGAAGTGCTCATCAGCAGGTACCGGCCCGGCGCAGGTTGCGGTGGCCATCAAGACTGCCATTGCCGCTCTCGAAGGTCAGGTCGTTCCTCAGGCCGTCAAGCTGCCGACGGCACTCGTTTCCGATCCCGATTTCAAGGAAGGCGAGGACTTCTACCCCAAGGAATCCGACAACTTTTTCGTCGGCAATTCCTTCCCGACCTGCGGCATCAACTTCTCCGCACAGGAAATCATGGGGCAGACCAAGGAAAACCAGTAA
- a CDS encoding LacI family transcriptional regulator: MRRVTLDDVATLAGVSPITVSRVLRKPDAVSEALRQRVTAAVQELGYVPNIAASRLASSRTHAIGVIVPTLYNVIFAEYLFALHDVLVAAGFQVIVVNSRYSEQEEENAIKVLLGQRVEAIIIAGTHHTPLARQLLTRAHLPVVETFELSPDPIDLNIGMLQDRAGQAATQHLIDQGFDRVAFLAGNLDHRAQSRFDGYRLAMQESGLQKLEIITQWQRHSSVALGSDLLTLMHERGDRPEAIFCIDDNLALGAMQECRKRGIRVPDDIAIIGFHDLEFSACASPSLSSIMTRRFETGKLAAEKVLSALNSTSRQPPNQIDLGFEVIARESTGGTIAVSR, translated from the coding sequence ATGCGAAGAGTAACTTTGGATGACGTGGCAACTCTGGCCGGTGTCAGCCCGATCACAGTCTCACGCGTGCTTCGCAAACCCGATGCAGTGTCGGAGGCCCTACGGCAGCGCGTCACCGCCGCTGTCCAGGAGCTTGGCTACGTGCCGAATATTGCGGCCAGCCGGCTCGCCTCGTCGCGAACGCACGCAATAGGCGTCATCGTGCCGACCCTCTATAATGTCATCTTTGCCGAATATCTCTTCGCTCTGCACGACGTGCTTGTCGCGGCGGGCTTCCAGGTCATCGTCGTCAACAGCCGCTATTCCGAGCAGGAAGAGGAAAATGCCATAAAGGTGTTGCTCGGCCAAAGGGTCGAAGCGATCATCATCGCCGGTACCCATCACACGCCACTTGCCCGCCAGCTTCTCACGCGCGCGCATCTGCCCGTCGTTGAGACATTCGAGCTCTCGCCCGATCCGATCGACCTCAATATCGGCATGCTGCAGGATCGTGCCGGGCAAGCAGCGACGCAGCATCTCATCGACCAAGGCTTTGATCGTGTCGCCTTCCTCGCCGGCAATCTCGACCACCGGGCCCAATCCCGCTTTGATGGCTACCGTCTGGCGATGCAGGAGTCAGGACTGCAGAAGCTCGAAATCATCACGCAATGGCAGCGGCACAGCTCGGTTGCGCTCGGGTCCGATCTCCTGACTCTCATGCATGAACGTGGCGACCGGCCGGAAGCGATCTTCTGCATCGACGACAACCTGGCGCTCGGCGCCATGCAGGAGTGCCGCAAGCGTGGCATCCGCGTGCCTGACGACATCGCCATCATCGGTTTCCACGATCTCGAATTTTCGGCCTGTGCGTCACCCTCCCTGTCATCGATCATGACGAGGCGGTTCGAGACGGGCAAGCTAGCCGCGGAAAAAGTGCTGTCGGCCCTCAATTCGACGAGCCGCCAGCCACCAAATCAGATCGACCTTGGCTTCGAGGTCATCGCCCGCGAAAGCACGGGAGGGACAATTGCGGTCTCACGCTAA